The following are encoded in a window of Streptomyces sp. Go-475 genomic DNA:
- a CDS encoding DEAD/DEAH box helicase, translated as MSKKRGGQIGRFGVGVKSVLVVTDAPEFFSRTGSFGFDRAWSYEQIKAVPGVAARYGQEFPAPVLRMARPLDMEAERASDSVLHELLTWATTVVRLPLLPRADDRLGRDMHGGRAKDHGEPREEFPVGFQLFSPHVAKVVLEDRRPRPVARRKLTAQQAGDLHTVVEERTGKAAATERWRVFTTTHEPGQAARADAGELHDRLSLELAWGVPALELDPESGLHVSPRSRGRGKFWSFFPTKYEMSLSGILNGAWKTNEDRQNLLDSSPFNQEMIRVSAQLVVDSLPALAPADDPAAYLPLLPGRVKEAISWADEFLTREIWDRAADSPSLPDQDGVLRVPTELRVHPRLDRDPKKLSGWLRMWHECPGRPSNWLHPSVEADSLRSGKVEHILAAAGHGRTDVREWLEALVESGTAEASAVAIRILADMIEVRSPYADEARKARIVLTDEHGLVAPVHGKVFRRADQGGLRESLVYVVDRLAQDPSLMHALNVLGIREADVEGRFFSVLDQGFDHYSESDWQRFWELFRQAGARRVAHKVLERVPTPRSTLRVRTADGRFRPVENCMLPGVVVDAKRDSSVAVDMVFHSDDIPFFSQVGLQERPSGGVQPKSDEAWFEEYRAAVHAAYLRSLDTRAPRPALSRMKVEGAAIGGPLHLFRALSEESRAAFLKVLPDDAVVDNWTRQMGAQTSTRQAVASPIRWMLMKYGTVATSQGIRPLKEAVGPQLAAYRDVLPVADISPEKARKLRLPTTVDEVPADRWDALLDEVSRSEDDSFVGATYVMLTRFGADFPEDSLTRCRIGDTWGTRPDDEITLAVGAAEYRALRAEQLPALLVPTAEDAELMVEKWGMLRYADVISRETREVPEGDPVPLVELFPALRQRLNSGNRNSMVQRCTELEEVTRTPNGTHASPLDAVRQDGTVKVRVPVEPEPMLRLIDREFGLGLGAAGCRAVLEHQDRMARDSELKAAQKAVREAGDVVAKIELLIGADALRAGLPEGLMEAELQATDGVEPSGHRIAQMAFNAHGDGVLQQHARDIQARFPNAPVGYTGSSAAIAFVSELKLPVAFAGSRTPSPPAFETVDGPRDFPSLHEYQEDLVRNISTMLDRLAPQRGMLSLPTGAGKTRVTAEAVIRWVKRLGDLKGPLLWIAQTEELCEQAVQSWKFVWSKVGAERPLTISRLWSSNEVGDVVDHPHLVVATDAKLERCLGTDQYAWLRQAALVIVDEAHTAISKRYTDILGQLGLTQYETGRHLLGLTATPFRNTNEEETRRLVNRFGNRRLDEGVFPSGDPYRDLQDWGMLAQVEHRTLQGGKIELTRDEKTHADRMAMLSRSAEQRLADDHGRSRRIVDEVAALPDDWPTLLFATSVDHAKYLAAMLNDRGIRSAAVDSTTSAQDRRSRIENFRNGRIRVLTNYGVLTQGFDAPATRAVVVARPVYSTNVYQQMIGRGLRGPRNGGKDSCLILNVSDNIENFDTQLAFTQFEHLWSRS; from the coding sequence ATGTCGAAGAAGCGCGGCGGCCAGATCGGTCGATTCGGCGTCGGCGTGAAATCAGTCCTCGTGGTGACCGACGCACCGGAATTCTTCAGCCGCACCGGAAGTTTCGGATTCGACCGTGCCTGGTCGTACGAGCAGATCAAGGCAGTGCCCGGTGTAGCGGCGCGCTACGGCCAGGAGTTCCCCGCACCGGTCCTGCGTATGGCCCGCCCTCTCGACATGGAAGCCGAACGCGCTTCCGACTCCGTTCTGCACGAGCTGCTGACCTGGGCGACGACCGTCGTTCGCCTGCCCCTGCTCCCGAGGGCCGATGACCGGCTGGGCCGGGACATGCACGGCGGTCGCGCCAAGGACCACGGCGAGCCCCGCGAGGAGTTCCCGGTCGGCTTTCAGCTCTTCTCTCCGCACGTCGCGAAGGTAGTGCTGGAGGACCGCCGGCCCCGGCCTGTGGCCCGCCGCAAACTGACCGCTCAGCAGGCCGGTGATCTGCACACCGTGGTCGAAGAGCGGACCGGGAAGGCCGCTGCCACCGAACGGTGGCGGGTGTTCACCACCACCCATGAACCGGGCCAGGCAGCCCGCGCCGACGCCGGAGAGCTGCACGACCGGCTTTCGCTCGAACTTGCCTGGGGCGTGCCCGCACTGGAGTTGGATCCGGAGAGCGGCCTGCACGTCAGCCCGCGATCGCGCGGTCGCGGCAAGTTCTGGTCCTTCTTCCCGACCAAGTACGAGATGTCGCTCAGCGGCATCCTCAACGGGGCCTGGAAGACGAACGAGGACCGGCAGAACCTGCTCGACTCCTCCCCGTTCAACCAGGAGATGATCAGGGTGTCGGCGCAGCTGGTCGTCGATTCTCTCCCCGCCCTTGCCCCCGCCGATGACCCCGCCGCCTACCTCCCGCTGCTGCCCGGCCGTGTGAAGGAGGCGATCAGCTGGGCCGACGAGTTCCTGACTCGGGAGATCTGGGACCGCGCTGCGGACAGTCCGTCGCTGCCCGACCAGGACGGCGTCCTGCGCGTCCCGACCGAGCTGCGGGTCCACCCTCGGCTCGACAGGGATCCGAAGAAGCTGTCCGGTTGGCTCCGGATGTGGCACGAGTGCCCCGGGCGCCCCTCGAACTGGCTGCACCCGAGCGTCGAGGCGGACTCCCTGCGCTCCGGAAAGGTCGAGCACATTCTCGCCGCGGCGGGGCACGGGCGGACCGATGTCCGCGAGTGGCTGGAGGCATTGGTCGAGAGCGGCACCGCCGAGGCGTCGGCCGTAGCCATTCGCATCCTCGCGGACATGATCGAGGTTCGCTCCCCGTATGCCGATGAGGCGCGCAAGGCACGCATCGTACTGACCGACGAGCACGGTCTCGTCGCCCCCGTACATGGCAAGGTGTTCCGCCGCGCCGATCAGGGTGGGCTGCGCGAGTCCCTGGTGTACGTGGTCGACCGACTCGCGCAGGACCCGTCGCTGATGCACGCGCTCAATGTCCTGGGCATTCGGGAGGCCGATGTCGAGGGTCGGTTCTTCAGCGTTCTCGACCAGGGCTTCGACCACTACAGCGAATCGGACTGGCAGCGGTTCTGGGAGTTGTTTCGGCAGGCCGGGGCCCGTCGCGTGGCCCACAAGGTCCTGGAGCGGGTGCCCACGCCGCGCTCGACGCTCCGTGTTCGGACTGCCGACGGGCGGTTCCGACCGGTCGAGAACTGCATGCTGCCGGGTGTCGTGGTCGACGCGAAGCGCGACTCGAGCGTCGCCGTCGACATGGTGTTCCACTCCGACGACATCCCCTTCTTCTCTCAGGTCGGCCTGCAGGAGCGACCGTCCGGGGGGGTGCAGCCCAAGTCGGACGAGGCCTGGTTCGAGGAGTACCGCGCAGCCGTCCACGCCGCCTACCTGCGAAGCCTGGACACCCGCGCCCCCCGCCCCGCACTGAGCCGCATGAAGGTCGAGGGTGCCGCGATCGGTGGCCCGCTGCACCTCTTCCGTGCGCTCTCCGAGGAGTCCCGCGCTGCCTTCTTGAAGGTGCTGCCCGACGACGCCGTGGTGGACAACTGGACGCGCCAGATGGGCGCGCAGACCAGCACCCGGCAGGCGGTGGCCTCGCCGATCCGGTGGATGCTGATGAAGTACGGCACGGTCGCCACCTCGCAGGGGATCAGGCCGCTGAAGGAGGCCGTCGGCCCCCAGCTCGCCGCCTACCGCGACGTGTTGCCCGTCGCCGACATCTCCCCCGAGAAGGCCCGCAAGCTGCGGCTCCCGACCACCGTCGACGAGGTTCCCGCGGACCGCTGGGACGCACTCCTCGACGAGGTGTCCCGCAGCGAGGACGACTCCTTCGTCGGCGCCACCTACGTGATGCTGACCCGGTTCGGCGCGGACTTCCCCGAGGACTCCCTGACCCGTTGCCGGATCGGCGACACCTGGGGCACCCGTCCCGACGACGAGATCACCCTCGCCGTCGGGGCCGCCGAGTACCGGGCCCTCCGCGCCGAGCAGCTCCCGGCGCTGCTCGTACCGACCGCCGAGGACGCCGAATTGATGGTCGAGAAGTGGGGCATGCTCCGCTATGCCGACGTGATCAGCCGGGAGACCCGCGAAGTGCCGGAGGGCGACCCCGTACCGCTGGTCGAGCTGTTCCCCGCCCTGCGGCAGCGCCTGAACAGCGGGAACCGGAACAGCATGGTGCAACGCTGCACCGAGCTGGAGGAGGTCACCCGCACGCCCAACGGCACGCACGCCTCTCCCCTGGACGCCGTGCGCCAGGACGGCACCGTCAAGGTCCGCGTGCCTGTGGAGCCCGAGCCGATGCTGCGGCTGATCGACCGCGAGTTCGGCCTCGGCCTCGGGGCGGCCGGCTGCCGCGCGGTGCTGGAGCACCAGGACCGCATGGCCCGGGACAGCGAGCTGAAGGCGGCGCAGAAGGCGGTGCGCGAGGCCGGGGACGTAGTGGCCAAGATCGAGCTGCTGATCGGTGCGGACGCGCTCCGGGCCGGCCTGCCCGAGGGGCTCATGGAGGCCGAGCTGCAGGCGACCGACGGCGTGGAGCCGTCAGGGCACCGGATCGCGCAGATGGCCTTCAACGCGCACGGTGACGGCGTGCTCCAGCAGCACGCCCGGGACATCCAGGCGCGTTTTCCCAACGCGCCGGTCGGTTACACGGGCTCGTCGGCCGCCATCGCCTTCGTCTCGGAACTCAAGCTGCCTGTCGCGTTCGCCGGCTCGAGGACTCCGTCCCCGCCTGCGTTCGAGACGGTCGATGGCCCTCGGGACTTCCCGAGCCTCCACGAGTACCAGGAGGATCTGGTCCGGAACATCTCCACCATGCTCGACCGGCTGGCTCCGCAGCGCGGCATGCTGTCTCTGCCTACCGGGGCAGGGAAGACCCGGGTCACCGCCGAGGCCGTCATCCGCTGGGTCAAGCGGCTCGGTGACCTGAAGGGTCCGCTGCTGTGGATCGCGCAGACCGAGGAGTTGTGCGAACAGGCGGTCCAGAGCTGGAAGTTCGTGTGGAGCAAGGTCGGCGCGGAACGCCCGCTCACCATCAGCCGGCTGTGGAGCAGCAACGAGGTCGGTGACGTCGTCGACCACCCCCACCTGGTGGTGGCCACCGATGCCAAGCTGGAGCGGTGCCTGGGCACCGACCAATACGCCTGGCTGCGGCAGGCCGCACTGGTGATCGTCGACGAGGCGCACACCGCGATCTCCAAGCGGTACACCGACATCCTGGGACAGTTGGGACTCACCCAGTACGAGACCGGCCGCCATCTGCTCGGCCTGACGGCGACCCCGTTCCGCAACACCAACGAGGAGGAGACCCGTCGGCTGGTCAACCGCTTCGGCAACCGACGTCTCGACGAGGGAGTCTTCCCTTCCGGGGACCCATACCGTGACCTGCAGGACTGGGGCATGCTCGCCCAGGTCGAGCATCGCACGCTGCAGGGCGGCAAGATCGAGCTGACCCGGGACGAGAAGACCCACGCCGACCGCATGGCGATGCTCTCTCGCTCCGCCGAACAGCGGCTCGCCGACGACCACGGGCGCAGCCGTCGCATCGTCGACGAGGTGGCCGCTCTGCCGGACGACTGGCCGACGCTGCTCTTCGCCACCTCCGTGGACCACGCGAAGTACCTGGCGGCCATGCTCAACGACCGCGGTATCCGATCCGCCGCTGTCGACTCGACCACCAGCGCCCAGGACCGCCGCTCCCGTATCGAGAATTTCCGAAACGGCCGCATTCGTGTGCTCACCAACTACGGTGTCCTCACCCAGGGCTTCGACGCGCCGGCCACCCGTGCCGTCGTCGTGGCCAGGCCGGTCTACAGCACGAACGTGTACCAGCAGATGATCGGTCGTGGCCTGCGCGGCCCTCGGAACGGTGGCAAGGACAGCTGCCTGATCCTCAATGTCAGCGACAACATCGAGAATTTCGACACCCAGCTCGCCTTCACTCAGTTCGAGCACCTCTGGAGCCGTTCGTGA
- a CDS encoding DNA cytosine methyltransferase: MTSTAPHQSILDKPFVLDLFAGPGGLDVAGHALDIPSLGIEWDRSACLTRYAAGLETLHADVSAVRRDAFESLPPEINVLAGGPPCQTYSVAGKGAGRKALEEVKGYIERLMAGQADEAIDKDLQKLSDPRTAMVLEPLRYAIQATRSPNREKRPYDVIVLEQVPAVEALWVHYAKVLEETGLPDGTKYKVVVDVLDTETYGVPQTRSRAVLIARREGLGQPSLPAPTHRAYEAKEWNRRADQTASQVHQPTLDDEATAPEPEEHRENRALKAWKSMGEVLADPVGTHPGRRTPFLVRSNYGSSGVPGRRGVRTDRQPAATVTGRISRFVVFEHLNEDVVREGARFTMNEAGMLQSFPPDYPWSGTAQAQQVGNAVPPVFGAHLLSAALGLPAPDPDVLRKPWQPATEEQRAKLRSHGCGAADACTARCPRPQDQAPVRSSVGPRKKSSAK; the protein is encoded by the coding sequence ATGACCAGCACGGCGCCACACCAGTCCATCCTCGACAAGCCCTTTGTCCTGGATCTCTTCGCGGGGCCCGGAGGGCTGGATGTCGCCGGACACGCGCTCGACATCCCCAGTCTCGGCATCGAGTGGGACAGAAGCGCCTGCCTGACGCGGTACGCGGCCGGGCTGGAAACGCTCCACGCCGACGTGAGCGCGGTGCGCAGGGATGCATTCGAGTCCCTGCCGCCAGAGATCAACGTGCTCGCCGGCGGTCCCCCGTGCCAGACGTACTCGGTGGCTGGAAAAGGCGCCGGGCGCAAGGCTCTGGAAGAGGTCAAGGGGTACATCGAACGGCTGATGGCGGGCCAGGCCGACGAGGCGATCGACAAGGACTTGCAAAAGCTCAGCGATCCGCGCACCGCAATGGTCCTCGAGCCCCTCAGGTACGCCATTCAGGCAACCAGGAGCCCGAACCGCGAGAAGCGCCCGTACGACGTGATCGTCCTCGAACAGGTCCCCGCGGTGGAGGCCCTGTGGGTCCATTACGCGAAGGTGCTGGAGGAGACAGGCCTCCCCGACGGCACCAAGTACAAGGTCGTCGTCGACGTACTCGACACCGAGACCTACGGCGTACCGCAGACGCGATCCCGCGCCGTACTGATCGCTCGGCGTGAAGGACTGGGTCAGCCCTCGCTTCCCGCGCCCACCCACCGTGCGTACGAGGCGAAGGAATGGAACCGCAGGGCAGATCAGACCGCGAGCCAGGTTCATCAGCCGACCCTCGACGACGAGGCCACCGCCCCCGAGCCCGAGGAACACCGAGAGAACCGGGCCCTGAAAGCCTGGAAGTCGATGGGTGAGGTTCTCGCCGACCCGGTGGGCACGCACCCGGGCCGCCGCACGCCGTTCCTGGTCCGCTCGAACTACGGCAGCTCCGGAGTTCCCGGGCGGCGCGGTGTGCGGACCGACCGGCAGCCCGCCGCCACCGTCACCGGTCGCATCTCGCGCTTCGTGGTGTTCGAGCACCTCAACGAGGACGTCGTCCGCGAGGGCGCGCGCTTCACCATGAACGAGGCCGGCATGCTGCAGAGCTTCCCTCCGGACTATCCCTGGTCCGGTACGGCACAGGCCCAACAGGTGGGCAACGCCGTGCCGCCCGTGTTCGGTGCCCACCTGCTGAGCGCCGCGCTCGGTCTTCCCGCCCCGGATCCGGATGTGCTGAGGAAGCCGTGGCAGCCGGCCACCGAGGAACAACGGGCCAAGCTGCGAAGTCACGGCTGCGGGGCCGCGGACGCTTGCACCGCAAGGTGCCCGCGTCCCCAGGATCAGGCACCGGTCCGCTCGTCCGTCGGCCCGCGCAAGAAGTCGTCGGCGAAGTAG
- a CDS encoding helix-turn-helix transcriptional regulator, translating into METGEEFGPWLARQLKLAGRTQAELAEELGLTRAAVSAWITGRSTPRPTVMQDIAKALGTDLGTVHTRTTDTQAGLPVTWYHRPGYPDGGRDLGNAAAFAFDADVQVLARETCQNSLDERLTENGRPVRVRYTLHELTGESLDAFREAILWNDLFPHYSAVSEGAGNQKVGRVVDAGVRDMYEKGRLVLLRVDDYNASGLIGDDYADGKFAAVVRRQLESLKSGPAAGGSYGLGKATLWATSALGLVLINSTLSEPHEGRTERRVIGRLELPWREVDGVPYAGPAWFGRPDPDSPGARVARSWWADEETVARLHLTRENDEPGTSFLIVGAHDVASLEDNSSDTDDEAMDEEGGEDTRDIRKMHRRLVEALGRDFWAAMTGGGSRLPLLEVSVRSLRNGDVVVAEEQVDPSAEQPSRTRALRAHYEGTTVDRLTEAGQVAARSVPLKLPLSGGARGTLGTHQAVLLVTEADNDKDTPKNQVHSLRGNRMTVKRAGVPNLPLGTNPFQAVLLVGEAAGESAPFAKEAEEFLRAAEPPEHDRWGQTEELTLRWSPSAYRRINALTTEVNNAVRELVARPKRGSREGGEALRKALTVKTRPKAKAPSGPVVPVLDGLDATIGDDGEWQITGEVSIPRGDEVVPMVPVAQLDVLSGGRPKLDWAELVAVEGCEVQDGTLRFTPGTRRAKFRGTTDVTSHPVRTKLTRLVVELRAGKGE; encoded by the coding sequence GTGGAGACAGGTGAGGAGTTCGGGCCTTGGTTGGCCCGTCAGCTCAAACTCGCAGGGAGGACACAGGCCGAACTGGCCGAGGAACTCGGGCTGACCCGAGCCGCCGTCTCCGCGTGGATCACCGGGAGGTCGACTCCCCGTCCGACCGTCATGCAGGACATCGCCAAGGCGCTCGGCACAGACCTCGGCACGGTTCACACCCGCACCACCGACACTCAGGCCGGCCTGCCGGTCACCTGGTACCACCGTCCCGGCTATCCCGACGGTGGCCGTGACCTGGGCAATGCCGCAGCCTTCGCCTTCGACGCCGACGTGCAGGTCCTTGCACGCGAGACCTGCCAGAACAGCCTCGACGAGCGACTGACGGAGAACGGCCGCCCGGTCCGTGTCCGTTACACACTGCACGAGTTGACCGGCGAGTCCCTGGACGCCTTCCGTGAGGCGATTCTCTGGAACGATCTCTTCCCGCACTACTCCGCCGTCTCGGAGGGCGCGGGTAACCAGAAGGTCGGTCGTGTCGTGGACGCCGGGGTGCGCGACATGTACGAGAAGGGTCGCCTCGTCCTGCTGCGGGTCGACGACTACAACGCTTCAGGGCTCATCGGGGACGACTACGCAGACGGCAAGTTCGCCGCTGTGGTCAGGCGCCAGTTGGAGAGTCTCAAGTCCGGTCCGGCCGCGGGCGGTTCGTATGGCCTGGGCAAGGCGACTTTGTGGGCCACCAGCGCTCTCGGTCTCGTGCTCATCAACTCCACGTTGTCCGAGCCTCACGAGGGACGTACCGAGCGACGGGTCATCGGGCGTCTCGAACTTCCGTGGCGCGAGGTCGACGGTGTGCCGTACGCGGGCCCCGCATGGTTCGGGCGCCCTGACCCTGATTCGCCCGGCGCCCGTGTTGCCCGTTCCTGGTGGGCCGACGAGGAGACCGTGGCTCGCCTGCACCTGACCAGGGAGAACGACGAACCCGGTACTTCCTTCCTCATCGTCGGCGCGCACGATGTGGCCAGCCTCGAGGACAACTCGTCCGACACCGACGACGAGGCCATGGATGAGGAGGGCGGCGAGGACACGCGTGACATTCGCAAGATGCACCGCCGTCTCGTCGAGGCACTGGGGCGTGACTTCTGGGCCGCGATGACCGGCGGAGGCAGCAGGTTGCCCCTCCTGGAGGTCTCGGTCCGTTCCCTGCGCAACGGCGATGTGGTCGTGGCTGAGGAGCAGGTGGACCCGTCCGCCGAGCAGCCTTCCCGGACACGCGCCCTCCGTGCGCACTATGAGGGCACCACCGTGGATCGACTCACTGAGGCCGGGCAAGTGGCGGCGCGGAGCGTTCCGCTGAAGCTGCCGCTGTCCGGGGGCGCGCGGGGGACGCTCGGTACGCACCAGGCCGTCCTGTTGGTCACCGAGGCGGACAACGACAAGGACACGCCGAAGAACCAGGTGCACTCGCTGCGTGGTAACCGCATGACCGTCAAGAGAGCCGGGGTTCCGAACCTGCCGCTCGGGACCAACCCTTTCCAGGCTGTTCTCCTGGTGGGGGAGGCTGCCGGGGAATCTGCCCCGTTCGCGAAGGAGGCGGAGGAGTTCCTACGGGCGGCGGAACCTCCTGAGCACGATCGTTGGGGGCAGACGGAGGAGCTGACCCTGCGCTGGTCGCCCTCCGCGTACCGGCGGATCAACGCGCTGACCACCGAGGTCAACAACGCTGTCAGGGAACTCGTCGCACGGCCCAAGCGTGGCAGCCGCGAGGGCGGTGAAGCCCTGCGCAAGGCATTGACCGTGAAGACGAGGCCCAAGGCCAAGGCGCCCTCCGGGCCGGTGGTCCCGGTGCTGGACGGGCTTGACGCGACGATCGGCGATGACGGGGAGTGGCAGATCACAGGGGAAGTGAGCATCCCGCGTGGCGACGAGGTCGTCCCGATGGTGCCGGTCGCCCAACTGGACGTGCTCTCCGGGGGCCGCCCGAAGCTGGACTGGGCAGAACTCGTCGCTGTCGAGGGCTGTGAGGTGCAGGACGGCACCCTGCGCTTCACTCCGGGCACACGACGAGCGAAGTTCCGAGGAACCACCGATGTCACCAGTCACCCGGTCAGGACGAAGCTCACCCGCCTTGTCGTCGAACTCCGCGCCGGCAAGGGGGAATGA
- a CDS encoding DNA cytosine methyltransferase has protein sequence MRPLTFVDVCSGAGGLALGLEQAGFEPRLLLDDDDLAVRTLRTNRPHWNVLHTDLLDFDPAEHPVSYDVDLLAAGLPRVKSSATVGRTDSRTEVRLLEAAVYLVHAIRPRAVLIENVPGLAHSDEYQQFRDFARAELSHLGYEFSWFVVNAVDFGVPQNRKQGVLVAVERHRAKAFRPPTPTVQEPKTVGAALGPSMASRGWQDAARWAAQADRPAPTLVGGSKNRGGADLGPTGAKRTWETMGVNAHTLGDEVPGPEFLWDPELGRENMVKITAEQAALLQAFPESWAITGLKTARYRQIGQATPPPVGEALGRAFAEALDGDSAVSAAG, from the coding sequence GTGAGGCCACTGACCTTCGTGGATGTGTGCTCCGGGGCGGGTGGGCTTGCCCTCGGGCTGGAGCAGGCAGGGTTCGAGCCGCGCCTCCTACTGGATGACGACGATCTCGCCGTCAGGACTCTGCGGACCAATCGGCCGCACTGGAACGTGCTTCATACCGACCTGCTGGACTTCGACCCGGCAGAGCACCCCGTGAGCTATGACGTGGATCTCCTCGCGGCGGGCCTGCCTCGCGTGAAGTCGAGTGCGACCGTTGGACGAACGGATTCGCGCACAGAAGTGCGGCTGTTGGAGGCCGCTGTGTATCTCGTCCATGCGATCCGACCTCGGGCAGTGCTCATCGAGAACGTTCCCGGGCTCGCTCACTCGGACGAGTATCAGCAGTTCCGCGATTTCGCCCGGGCGGAACTGTCCCACCTGGGATACGAGTTCAGTTGGTTTGTCGTGAACGCGGTCGACTTCGGCGTACCGCAAAATCGGAAGCAGGGCGTCCTGGTGGCCGTCGAGCGGCATCGGGCCAAGGCGTTCCGACCGCCGACGCCGACCGTGCAGGAGCCGAAGACAGTCGGTGCCGCTCTGGGGCCGTCCATGGCCTCACGCGGTTGGCAGGACGCCGCCCGCTGGGCCGCACAAGCCGATCGACCGGCTCCGACACTGGTCGGAGGCTCGAAGAACCGAGGTGGCGCCGACCTGGGACCGACCGGTGCCAAGCGGACATGGGAGACCATGGGGGTCAACGCGCACACGTTGGGCGACGAGGTTCCCGGTCCGGAGTTCCTCTGGGATCCCGAGCTCGGTAGGGAAAACATGGTGAAAATCACGGCCGAACAGGCGGCGTTGTTGCAGGCCTTTCCCGAATCGTGGGCAATTACCGGGCTCAAGACCGCCCGGTACCGCCAGATCGGGCAGGCCACGCCCCCGCCCGTCGGAGAGGCACTGGGTCGGGCCTTCGCCGAAGCGCTGGACGGGGACTCCGCAGTCTCCGCTGCCGGCTAG
- a CDS encoding DUF6339 family protein, with product MISQPNHVPERLALLPASAVDPFLTEELLKGEQVHGGIDLAKVVESLPEDDARWSVEPIRSLVEDAMFEFREDRTRADAWLAPRLHATLRLTRREAADKRLWNHIALAVAPDYVAWRHLSEPTARKPERRIAAERFRGPADRQCFSRLWWAAELFRNGPDYAPVEVACGNQDLIHTVLRGGLVDHRPTAQALVRLLQNGKVTGGREVNGLSVAINAAGATLVYDVLAPDEPRDPARLRDWIAEAGSALPVGRHELPKGPDEDPVPEKSVTALTNYFTDLFETAPVRGRKSAD from the coding sequence GTGATCAGCCAACCGAACCACGTACCGGAGCGTCTGGCGCTGCTCCCTGCCTCGGCTGTCGATCCGTTCCTCACCGAGGAGTTGCTCAAGGGCGAACAGGTGCACGGCGGTATCGATCTCGCCAAGGTCGTCGAGTCCCTTCCAGAGGACGACGCCAGGTGGTCGGTCGAGCCGATCCGAAGCCTGGTGGAAGACGCGATGTTCGAGTTCCGCGAGGACCGCACCCGAGCCGACGCGTGGCTCGCGCCACGGCTCCACGCCACGCTGCGCCTGACGCGGCGGGAGGCGGCGGACAAGCGTCTGTGGAATCACATCGCCTTGGCGGTGGCCCCGGACTATGTCGCCTGGCGTCACCTGTCGGAGCCGACCGCGAGGAAGCCGGAAAGGCGCATCGCCGCTGAGCGCTTCCGGGGCCCTGCGGACCGGCAGTGCTTCTCCCGTCTCTGGTGGGCGGCTGAACTCTTCCGGAACGGGCCGGACTATGCGCCCGTCGAGGTCGCCTGCGGAAATCAAGACCTCATCCACACCGTTCTGAGGGGAGGGCTGGTCGACCACCGTCCCACCGCCCAGGCTCTGGTCCGCCTCCTGCAGAACGGCAAGGTCACCGGGGGGCGAGAGGTCAACGGCCTCAGCGTCGCGATCAATGCGGCCGGAGCGACTTTGGTCTACGACGTCCTGGCACCGGATGAGCCCAGGGATCCCGCTCGTTTGCGTGACTGGATCGCGGAAGCGGGGTCAGCACTCCCGGTGGGGCGGCATGAACTCCCGAAGGGGCCGGACGAGGACCCCGTCCCCGAGAAGTCCGTAACCGCGCTCACGAACTACTTCACAGACCTGTTCGAGACCGCACCGGTCAGGGGCAGGAAGAGCGCGGACTGA